The following are encoded in a window of Bos indicus isolate NIAB-ARS_2022 breed Sahiwal x Tharparkar chromosome 7, NIAB-ARS_B.indTharparkar_mat_pri_1.0, whole genome shotgun sequence genomic DNA:
- the FAM32A gene encoding protein FAM32A codes for MEAYEQVQKGPLKLKGVAELGVTKRKKKKKDKDKAKLLEAMGTSKKNEEEKRRGLDKRTPAQAAFEKMQEKRQMERILKKASKTHKQRVEDFNRHLDTLTEHYDIPKVSWTK; via the exons ATGGAGGCCTACGAGCAGGTCCAAAAGGGGCCCCTGAAGCTGAAAGGCGTCGCAGAGCTCGGAGTGACTAAGCG gaagaagaaaaagaaggacaaagaCAAGGCGAAACTCCTGGAAGCGATGGGAACGAGCAAAAAGAACGAGGAGGAGAAGCGACGCGGACTGGACAAGCGGACACCGGCCCAAGCGGCATTTGAGAAGATGCAGGAGAAGCGG CAAATGGAAAGGATCCTGAAGAAAGCATCCAAAACCCACAAGCAGAGAGTAGAG GACTTCAACAGACACCTGGACACGCTCACAGAGCACTATGACATTCCCAAAGTCAGCTGGACCAAGTAG